The Streptomyces sp. NBC_00286 nucleotide sequence GATCAGTTCGACCGGGATGGTGAGGCCGGCGATGAAGAAGGCCGCGACCGCGTTGCCGCCCGGCAGCCGCATCGTGCCCAGCGCGTAGCCCGCCAGCGTGGCGAGCACCAGCGAGGCGGGGACGACACCGACGGCGATGATGAGGCTGTGCCGGATCAGGTCGGAGAACCCGGCCACCGACCACGCCTGCTCGTAGTTGGCCCAGCTCCACCGCTCCGGCCAGGTCAGCCCCACCACCGGTGTGCCCGCAGGCTGCACGGAGGCGAGGAAAACGCTGAGGAACGGGAGCACGACGGCGATCGCCATGACCGTGAGAAGCGCGTAGCCGGACCAGCGTTCCGAACGCGGGGCGGTGCTCACGTCGCCGCTCATGTCTCAGTCCTCGACAGACGGTTGATGAGATAGACGATCGCGAGAATCAGCAGGCCGAGGACGACGGCCAGCGCCGCGGCGAGTCCCACCTTGCCCTCGGAGAACGCCAGCCGGTACACGAGAAGGCCGGGAACGGTCGTCTGCTCGCCGGGGCCGCCGTTCGTCGTCACGTACACGATGTCGAAGCTGGCCAGCGCGGCCACCGTCGTCACCGTCATGGCCACGGCCAGCTCGCCGCGCAGATGCGGCAGGGTGACCGACACGAACTCCCGGACCGGGCCCGCCCCGTCGATCCGGGCCGCCTCGTACAGGTTGGGGTCCACCTTCTGCACCCCGCTGAGGAACAGCATCATGCACAGGCCGCTCAGCACCCAGGTGCCGACCAGGCCCACGGCGATCAGCGCGGCGCCGAAGTCACCCAGCCACGCCCGCGTCACCCCGTCCAGGCCGACCGCGCCGAACGCCTGGTTCACCAGCCCGTCGTCCCCGTACAGCCAGCGCCAGGTGACACCCACCGCGACGAGCGGGATGACCTGCGGCAGCATGAACAGGAAGCGGTACGCCCCCATGCCGGGGCGCCGGTAGCGGGCCAGCAGCCCGGTCATCGCCAGGCCGAGCACGATGGGGATGAACGAGAAGAACACCACCAGCACCAGGGCGTTGAACACGGACCGGCGCAGTACGGAGTCCTGGAGGATCTCCAGGTAGTTGCCGAGGCCGACCCACTCGCCCAGCGTGACGCCGTCCCACTCGAACAGCGACAGATACGCCGTGTGCAGGGCGGGCAGCACCGCGAAGGCGACGTAGACGAGGAATGCGGGCAGCACGTACACATAGCCGCGCCACGGACTTCGCCCGCGGGTGCCCGGAGGCCGGACCGGCGGCCTACTCGGCATGGTGTTCCTCCCACTCGTCCTGAAGTGAGTCGAGGTAGTCCGCGGGCTCGACACGATCCGCGATGAGCTTCTGCACTCCGGAGCGCAGCCGGTCGAGCATGGCGGGCGCGGCGAAGTCGGGGAACGTCGTGATCCCGTCATCGCCTACGGCCTTCCGATGGCCCTCCGCGACATCGGCGAGCACGCCTTCCGGCTTCGCGACGGCCTCTGGGTTGGGCGGCAGGAAACCGTTGTCACTGATGATCTGGCCGGCCTCCGGCGTGGTCAGGAAGTCGAGGAACGCGCCTGCCGCCTCAGGGTGTTCGGTCCGCGACGAGACGGCGTAGGCGACGCTGAAGCCCGAGGCCACCGTGGGATCGCCGGCATCCTCGCCCGGCATCGGGAAGAAGCCGACGTTGTCTGCCATGGTGGTCGCCAGCTGCCCGGCCGCCCAGTTGCCGTTGATCAGGAAGACGCTGTCGCCCTGGGCGAACTGGGCGGTGGAGTCGATCTGCGCGGTGCCGTTGGCGGACTCGTTGTAATACCCCTTACGGCCCCACTCGACGACGAGCTCGCTGGCGGTGAGCCCGGCCTCGTTCTCGACGGTGGCGCCCTTGCTGCCGTTGACCCAGTCCCAGTAATCGTCCGTGGGCATGGTCTGGTTGAGGAGCGCGGCCCACAGGTGCAGGCCTCCGGTGTCCAGGCCGCCGACGCCCAGCGGCGTCAGTCCCGCGTCCTTCGCGGCGGCAAGCTGGTCCTCGAACTCGGCCAGGGTCCTGGGCGGACCGTCGATCCCGGCCTTCTCGGCAAGCTCCTTGTTGTAGTAGATACCGGTCATCGAGAGACCGGCCGGGACCCCGAACAGGGCCCGCCCGCCGGTGGCTTCGCTCTGCTGCCCCGCCGTGAGCTGATCGAGGCTGACCGGAGGAATGGACTCGTCCCAGCCGTACGCCTCCCGGTACGGCGCCAGGTCCAGGATGTGGCCGTCCTCAGCGAGGTCGGTCATCCCGACCGCGTACTGCGCGATGTCGGGGGCGGAGTCGGAGGTCATGGTGAGCTTGAGGTTCTGCACGTAGTCGGTGAACGTCTTGTACTGCGGCTCCACGCTGATCCCGGGATGGCCCTTCTCGAATGCGGCGATCAGCGCGTCCACCATCGGCGGGGCGTCGGCGAACTGGATCCGCAGAGTGACGTCGCCCTCCGGCACGGCGGTCGAGGACGGAACGCTGCGCGGCCCCTCGACCGTGGCCGCACTCCCGGGAGTCAGGGCATCGCAGGCGGCGAGCGGCAGCGTGAGGGCGAGGGCGCAGGCCGCCCGGGCGATACGAGGACGTAAGCGCCGCGTGCTCTTCATCATCGGCCTCCTTGCGTGGTCTCGTCGGGCGGACCGGTGCGTCAACCCCCTTCGGAGGCGCTGGCTGGGAGTCGCTGACGTGGCTGTGGACCGTACCAAAGGGGCATGCGGCTGCCCAGACCCCCGGGTGGGATAGCGCTCCAAGTAGCAGGAGCTGCCCGGCAGTTGACCGGCACCGCTCGCTCTGCTGTCGGCGAATCTGCTGCGGGCCGAGATCCCTTACGTCACGCCTCACCTCGGGCCGAGGGTGGAAGCACCGCGGCAATGCGGCAGTCACCACAAGGAGGAGCGATGGCACCGCTCAGCACCGGCCGGTCCCTGGCGACCGGCTGGTCCCCAGCACTGACACCCCGAGCCGAGGAGGGCGACACACCTCCGTCACGGTTCGACGACCACCTGGCCGCCCAACTCCTCGGCCAGCGCATCGTGTTCCTCGGCACCCAGGTCGACGAGGTCTCCGCGAACCGGGTCTGCGCCCAACTGCTCGTCCTGTCCGCCGAGGACCCGCGCACCGACATCAGCCTCTACATCAACAGCCCGGGCGGATCCGTGAACGCGGGCCTGGCGATCTACGACACGATGCGGCTGATCCCCAACGATGTCGCCACCCTCGCCATGGGCTTCGCCGCGAGCATGGGGCAGTTCCTGCTCACCGTCGGAACGCCCGGCAAGCGCTATGCGCTGCCCAACGCGCGGATCATGATGCACCAGCCCTCGGGCGGCATCGGCGGAAGCACCGCCGACATCCAAATCCAGGCGGAGAACCTCGAGTTCACCAAGAAGACCGTCGAACGGATCACCGCCGAGCACACCGGCCAGAGCGCGGAGACGATCGCCCGGGACGGCGACCGCGACCGCTGGTTCACGGCCGAGCAGGCACGGGAGTACGGAATGGTCGACCGCGTCGTCGAGTCCCTCGACGACGTGCGCCCTGCCACCTCGAAGCGACGGATGGGACTCTGACATGAGCCAGTACACGATCCCCAACGTCGTCGAACGCACCCCGCAGGGAGAGCGCGCGTACGACATCTACAGCAAGCTGCTCGCCGAGCGGATCATCTTCCTCGGCACCGAGATCGACGACGGCGTCGCCAACGTCGTCATCGCCCAGCTGCTCCACCTGGAGTCGTCGGCTCCCGAGCAGGAGATCTCCGTCTACATCAACTCGCCCGGCGGCTCGAACACTTCGCTGATGGCGATCTACGACACGATGCGCTACGTCAACGCGCCCATCTCGACGTGCTGCGTCGGGCAGGCCGCCTCGACAGCGGCGGTGCTCCTGGCCGGGGGAGACGCCGGACGGCGGTTCGTCCTGGAGCACGCCCGGGTGCTGCTCGGCCAGCCCGCGAGCGGCGGCGCCCGGGGAACGGCCGCCGACCTCAGCATCCAGGCCAAGGAGATGATGCGCATCCGTTCCCAGGTCGAGGAAGTGTTGTCCCTGCACACGCATCACTCCGTGGAGACCCTGCGCGCGGACATGGACCGCGACAAGGTGTTCACGGCGCAGGAGGCCGTGGCGTACGGGCTCGCGGACGAGGTGCTCAGCAGGCGGATGCTGGCGGCGGCGTAACGGAGCCGGTGCGCTCGGGCTCAGGCCGCGAGAAGACGTACCTCGCCGAACCGCGACTGCGCCTGGGTGGGCCGGTGCCCGTGGCGGGACCTGAGCGGCCGGGCCGGCCGGACGAGTTGGCGATGGGCGCGGGCCAGCAGGTCGGCGAGGCCGAGTCCGAGGGCGTGGGCGGCGGCCGCGAGGACCTCGGACGAGGCCTCCTTGCGGCCGCGCTCCAACTCGGAGAGGTACGGCATCGAGATCCGCGCCGCGTCGGCGACGTCCTTGAGCGTACGTTCCTGAGCGAGCCGTTCACGTCGCAGGACATCACCCACGACGTCCCGCCACAGCGGCTCCTTGCGCGCCGGCTCGGCGGGCACAGCAGGAGCGGGCACAGCGGGATCCGCCGGCTCCGCCGGTACCGGTCGCGGTCGCAGGGGAATGACGCGGGCTTCTTCGGGCGCGTGGCTGCTCACCGCTCCAGCCTAGGAGCGTGACGCGTGACGGGAAGGGGAACGCGTTCTGCCCTCGGCGAATCTTGAACGTCCCGCCACCACGTCTCGTATCTCCTGGCACAACCGGTCCCTCTCGAGGCCCAACTGCAGGCCCAAGTCCAGGAAGGAAACCACGGTGACGAGATCCCGCCTCCGCCCCCTGTGCATCGTCGCGGCGGCCTTGTCGACCACCCTGCTCGTGGGGTGTGCGGCCGACTCGGCGGAACCGGCGAGCAAGCCGAGCCAGAGTACGGCTTCCCGGGCTCCGGTGGCGGCGCCGGCGAAGGTCGAGGTCATCGCGTCACTGTCGGACTGCAAGCCGAAGATCCGCATCGAGGCGGACCAACTGCGCGAAGGCGTCTGCCGAACCGAGCGCGGCAACTGGACCATCACCACGTTCCCGCAGGAGAAGTACAAGGAGACCTGGCTGGATGCCGCCGCCGTGTACGGCGGTACGTACCTCGTGGGCCCGCAGTGGGCGATCGGCGGCGCCAAGCCCGCGCTCCTGAAGAAGCTGCGCGCCGATGTCGGCGGGGAACTGCGGAAGTTGAGCGGCACCAGCGGGTAGTCGTCCGGGCCGTAGCCGGTCAGTGGGGGTGCGGCTCGTCGCGGTGGACGGGGCCGTGCGGCCGCTCGCAGTGGGCGTCGTCGAAGGCGCCGGCACGGACTTCGAGGAGTTCCGCGGGCGCATGGTCGACCTGCAGCGTGGTGTGGCTGATCCCGTAGTCGCTGTGCAGGGTCCGCTCCAGCTCCCGGCGCACGGTGTGGCAGTCCGCGCCGGGGTCGACCAGGATGTGCGCGGACAGGGCGGGCTGCCCCGAGGTGATGGTCCATACATGCAGGTCGTGCACCTCGGTCACGGTGCTGTGCGCGACGAGCCGGTCCCCGATGGTGTCCGGATCGAGGTGCGCGGGAGCCGCTTCCAGGAAGATCCGCCCGGACTCGCGTACGAGCCCGTAGCCCGCCTTGACCATGAGGGCCACCACGACCAGGGTGGCGATCGCGTCGGCCCGCGCGAACCCGGTGAGCAGCACGATCAGACCGGCGACCGCGGTGCCGATGAACGCGAACAGGTCGTTGAGGATGTGCTGGTAGGCGCCCTCGACGTTGAGCGAGCTGCGGTTGGCCTTCGAGATGCACCAGGCCGCCGCGATGTTCACCACGATCCCGGCGAGGGCTGTGGCGAGCACCAGCCCGCCTTCGACCTCGGGCGGATCGATCAGGCGGTGCACGGCCTCGTACGCCAGCCACGCGCCGAGCAGCAGCAGCGTGAGCCCGTTGGCCTGCGCGGACAGGATCTCGGCCCGCTTGAGACCGTAGGTGAAACCGCCGCGGGCCGGGCGCGCGGCCAGCCGCATCGCGATCAGCGCCAGCACGATGGACACGGCGTCCGTGAGCATGTGCGCCGCGTCCGAGATCAGGGCGAGCGACTGGGCGACGATGCCGATGACGACCTCGATCGCCATGAACGAGGCGATCAGTGTCAGCGCGATCCCGAGCCAGCGGCGGTCCGCGTCCGCGGCCACTCCGTGCGCGTGCCCCTCGTGCCCGGCGGCCCCGCCCGGCCCGTGTGCATGCTGCGCGCTGCTCATCTTTTGTACCCCCTCGATTCAATGGCTGACTCACGCAGTGAAGCGCACCTTGCGGAGATCGGCAAAGGCTGCATCGGTGACCGTTGTCATCATCGATAACAGGCCTCTGACCTGCGTAGATGCAAATCGGTGGATGCGGTCGTTGTGATGCGGTCAGGCGCCGAAGAGCTGCGTCCAGTACGTGCCTGCCGAGCCGCCGCCCGCGAAGCCGATGCCTATGTGGGTGAAGGCCGGCTTCAGGATGTTGGCGCGGTGGCCGGGGCTGTTCATCCAGCCTCGTACGACCTCGGCGGGGGAGCGCTGGCCGCAGGCGATGTTCTCGCCGATGGTGCGACGGGTGCTGCCAGCGGCGGCGGCGCGGTGCCAGGGTTCGCTGCCGTCGGGGGAGGTGTGGGAGTAGAAGGCCCGGCCCACCATGTCCGCGCTGTGCGCCTGTGCCGCCGCGGTGAGCAGGGGGTCCGGGGCGAGGGGCGGCAGTCCGGCCGAGGCACGCTCGGCGTTGGTGAGCGCGATGACGTCGGCGGCCGTCTGCGCGAGCCCGCCGGGGGTGAGGGGCCGGGCCCACAGCGCCGTCCAGTACAGCGTGCCGGAGCGGCTGTCAGGGACGTACGCCACGCCGGTCTCGGTGAACGCCGGGTTGTGGAGCGTGCTGCGGGACTGCTCGTTCGACAGGCAGTACTCCACGAACTCGGCCGGGGTGCGCGGGCCGGAGACGAGGTGCTCGCCGACGGTGAGATACGCGTACCCGCCCGCGGTGACGCGCTGGTACACGGAGAGCCCGTTCGCGCCCTCGGAGCCGAGACGCCCCTGCGCGGCCATACCGGCGGCGTGGGCCCGGGCGGCGGCGTCGAGCCGGGCATCGCGGGAGACGGACGGTGAACCGGCGGCGGCGCGCGCGGAGTTGACCAGGCCGAGGAAGCCGTCGGGGTCTGCGGCGCGAGGGCTTCCGGCCGGTGCGGACGGTGCGATACGAGCGCTCGGTGCGGGTGCGGGTGCGGGTGCGGGTGCGAGTGCCGGTGCTGGTCCCGGCGTCGGTGTCGGTGCTGGTGCCGTGCCCGGGCGTCCCGCCGGTGTGCGTCCGCCCGGGGTACGTCCCGCCGCTGTACGCCCGGCGCCGCGCAGCCGGTCGAGCCCGGCACGGGCGACGCTCAAGGCCGTCGCGACACCTGTGCCCCTGGGGCCCGACCCCGGGGATCCTCCAGGAACCGGTGAGCCCGCGCTCCCGCCCGCGTCGGCGTCCTCGCTGACCTCCACGCCGAAGTCCCGTGCGATGCCTGCCAGTCCGTCCGCGTACCCCTGACCCAGTGCGCGGATCTTCCATGCCGTACCCCGGCGGTAGATCTCGGCGAGCAGCAGCACGGTCTCCTGCTGGGGCCGCGGGGGATTGAACTGGGCCAGGACACGGCCACCCGGCCCGGTCACGCGCAGGCTCGGCGCCGGCAGCCGGCCCAGCGGAGTGCCGGGCTCGGCGGGAGAGACGACCACGGTGACCCGGCTCGCCCCCGGCCGCAGCGCGGGCGGGTCGACGCCGAGCGTCCCGCCGGTGAGGCGCACACCAGGCGCGCTCGGCTGGTTGTAGAACACGAAGTCGCCGTCCGAGCGCACCTTGCCGCCGTCATCGGTGATCAGCGCGGACACGTCGAACGGCCCCGGCACCTGAAGCGTCAGGGCGCCACCGGGCAAGGCCAGATTGCCTCCGGGAACCAACTCGCTCATCGTGCCGCCATCTGTCGGGATGCTCAGGGCCTGTCCAGCAGGTCAGACCCTCATTCGCTGTCCGCGCCCCGAGGGACGTTGACCGGACAACGTCCCACCGCCGACCGCGGGTTCCCGGCCCGTGCCGTCAGGACGCCAGTTCCGCCTGCATGATCACCCTGACCTAGAGGTCTCCCAACTGCCGGGTCCAGCCAAGCAGATGGGCGGCCCCGTCAGCGCTGCGGGTCCGCGGAAGCACGCATAGACCTCAGGGCCAGGAGCAGTACGCCGATGTCGTCGAGGTAGACCGGGTCGGGCACGAGATCGGTCGGCAGGACGACGTAGGCGACGGCGCCCCAGAAGACCCAGGGCGAGCCCGTCGGGAGCCCCGCGCGCCGGAGTGCACGCCGGGTCCGGACCAGACGTACGAGGAATACGACCGCCGCCGCGAGAACCGCGGCCAGCAGGGCGGCGACCAGGAGGATCACAACCCACGTACTGGTGTCCATGCGTCCTGCCTCGGCTCGTCCCGGAGTGCGCGTCTTCGTGCGCTTCTTCGTGCGCTTCTTCCGGTTCACCTTTCCCGGTTCGGCGGCACGCCACGCGGCGTGGTGCGCCCGGCGCGTCGCCTGCCTCGTTCCTACCCTGTGCTGTCGATTGATCACCTGGAGAGAACCAGCGAACCCTTGGGGTGCCCATGAAGATCGCCTGCGTCGGCGGCGGTCCGGCCGGCCTGTACTTCTCGATCCTCATGCGGCGGCAGGACCCGTCGCACGACATCACCGTCTACGAACGGAACCCGGCCGGCGCCACGTACGGCTGGGGCGTCACGTACTGGGGAGATCTGCTCGGCGAACTGCACGCCGGCGACCCGGAGTCGGCACGCGCCATCCGCGACAGCTCGGTCCGCTGGAGCGACGGGGTCGCGCACATCGGCGACCGTACGACCAGGCACCACGGCGACGAGGGCTACGGCATCGGCCGCCGCCGGCTGCTGGACCTCCTCGCCGAGCGGGCCCAATCCCTCGGTGTACGCCTTGAGTTCGGGCACGAGATCGCGGGCGGGGCGGAACTGCCGGAAGCCGACGTGGTGGTCGCCGCCGACGGCGTCCGCAGCGTGGTGCGTGAGCGGCACGCCGGGCACTTCGGCACGGAGGTCGCCTTCGGCCGGAACAAGTACCTGTGGCTGGGCACCACCAAGGTCTTCGACTCGTTCACGTTCGCCTTCGTGGAGACACCGCACGGCTGGATCTGGTGCTATGCGTACGGCTTCAGCCGGGACGCCAGCACCTGTGTCGTCGAGTGCTCGCCCCAGACCTGGACCGGGCTCGGCCTCGACCGGGCGGGGGAGGCCGAAGCGCTCGCACTCCTCGAAGAACTCTTCGCCCAACTGCTCGACGGACACCGGCTGATCGGCCGCACATACCCAGGCCGTGCACACTCCGGCCGCACAGACCCTGGCGGCAGCGCTCGGTGGCGCAACTTCCCCACCCTCACCAACCGCACCTGGTCCCGGGGCAACCTCGTCCTGCTCGGCGACGCCGCCCACACCACGCACTACTCCATCGGCGCGGGCACCACGCTCGCCCTCCAGGACGCCATCGCCCTGGCCGCCGCCCTGCGCGAAGCCGCACCGGGAGAGTCCCAACTCGCCCCGGCCCTCGCCTCGTACGAGATGGAACGCAAGTCGGCCCTGCTCTCCGTACAGAGCGCGGCCCGTCTCAGCGCCCAGTGGTACGAGAACCTGCCGCGATACATCCACCTCCCACCGCACCGGATGTTCGCGCTCCTCGGCCAGCGGCACTCGCCGCTCCTGCCGTACGTCCCTCCGCAGCTCTACTACCGGATCGACCGCGCGGCGAACCAACTCCAGGCGCTGCGCAGACTGAAGCGCTGGCTCGGCCCCCGGCTCGCGCGCACCCTGCACGCGAAGCGCGTCTGACCGCTGGAGAGGCAACCCATTTGGCTGGATGGCGCTGTTGCTCACGCGCTCCGCGACCCTCGCCGCCCGGCGGCGACCGGCTGATCGCCGAGATCCAGAACCTCCTATGGTCGCTGCCGCGTACCGGAGATGCGTCGGGAGGGGTGCTGCGACGCGGGGCTCTGACCCTACGATCCCGACCGTGAACGACCGCACGCCTCCTTCCGACCCCCTGCCCGACTCCCAGACCGCTGACGTCCTGCGCCTGGTGCACCGCGTACTCGGCGCGGACGTCGTCGGCGTCTACCTGCACGGCTCCGCCGTACTCGGCGGACTGCGGCCGGGCAGCGATCTCGACCTGTTCGTCGTCGCACGACGGGGAACGACGGAGCGGGAGCGGCGGGCCTTGGTCCACGGACTCCTCGAGGTCTCCGTGCGCCAAGCCCCGAGCGGAACCGGACGCCGTCCCGTCGAACTCACCGTCGTGGCCCGGGACGACGTCCGCCCCTGGCGCTATCCGCCCCGATGCGAGTTCCTCTACGGTGAGTGGCTGCGCGACGAGTTCGAGCGCGGGGTGGTGCCCGTTCCGGCGCCCGCGCCCGATCTTGCGCCGCTGATCACGATGGTGCTGCTCGGGAACGCCCCGCTGTTCGGCCCGCCGCCCGCGGACGTTCTCGATCCCGTCCCGCACGAGGACCTGCGGCGGGCGATCGTCGCCGGTGTGCCGGAGCTGCTCGCCGAGCTGGAGTCGGACACCCGTAACGTCCTGCTGACGCTCGCCCGTATCTGGACGACGCTGGAAACCGGAGCGATCACGTCCAAGGATGCCGCTGCCGACTGGGCACTCGAACGCCTGCCGGAACGGCACCGGCCCGTACTGGCCCGTGCCCGGTCGATCTATCTCGGGGACGAGGTGGAGTCCTGGGACGGGCTGATGCCGCAGGTCCGCGCGCTCGCCGAGCACTTGGTTGCCCAACTGACCCCAGAGTAAGCCGAGTTGTAGGCTGGTTCGCGTTCGGATCGGGACGCTTTCTGTTGCACGTTTGCTCGTTGGTCGTGCGCTGACGCAACCAATGTGACGAAAGTCGACCACAGAGCGTCTCTGTCGGTATACGCTCCCGTCGCCCCACGTTCGAGTCCGCGCGCGTGGGGGCCGGTCACCCCGGCCTGCTCGTGTGCGGGTTCAACGGAAAACCGCTCCGAGACACATACCGAACGGTCTGCCGTCGCACCGCCTCACCGGGGTCCTGGTGAGGCAAGCCGACCCCGGAAGCTCACCGCTCCCGGGCGCCGGTTCACCTGGCGCACCCGCCGGACGTCCGAGCCGTACGAACGCGTCCGGTGCGGTGACTTGTCACTCTGTGAGGAAGAAGACCATGCGCGTCCGCATCACCGTAGCCGCGGCCCTGTCCGTAGCCCTGTCCCTGTCCCTCGCAGCCTGCGGGGAGAGCGGAGACGTGGGCAGTTCAGGAGACGAAATCGTCGGCATAGCGATGCCCACCACGAAGTCCCCGCGGTGGATCGGCGATGGCAAAAACATGGTCGACCAGGTCAAGGGCTTCGGCTTCGGCGCCACCCTGAAGTACGCCGAGGACGACCCGCAGACCCAGGTCGAGCAGGTGCAGGCCATGATCGACGACGGTGTGGACGCCCTGGTCATCGCGGCGGTCGACGGACGCGCGTTCAAGGAAGTGCTGGGCAAGGCCGAGTCGGCGAAAATCCCGGTGATCTCCTACGACCGCCTGCTCCTGGACACCCCCGACGTCGACTACTACGCCACCTTCGACAACGAGCAGGTCGGCCAGCTCCAGGCCGACTTCCTCGTCGAGCAGCTGGGCCTGGTCAACGGCACCGCCAAGGGCCCCTTCAACATCGAGCTGTTCGCCGGTTCGCCCGACGACAACAACACCAAATACTTCTACGACGGCGCGATGAAGGT carries:
- a CDS encoding carbohydrate ABC transporter permease, with the translated sequence MPSRPPVRPPGTRGRSPWRGYVYVLPAFLVYVAFAVLPALHTAYLSLFEWDGVTLGEWVGLGNYLEILQDSVLRRSVFNALVLVVFFSFIPIVLGLAMTGLLARYRRPGMGAYRFLFMLPQVIPLVAVGVTWRWLYGDDGLVNQAFGAVGLDGVTRAWLGDFGAALIAVGLVGTWVLSGLCMMLFLSGVQKVDPNLYEAARIDGAGPVREFVSVTLPHLRGELAVAMTVTTVAALASFDIVYVTTNGGPGEQTTVPGLLVYRLAFSEGKVGLAAALAVVLGLLILAIVYLINRLSRTET
- a CDS encoding extracellular solute-binding protein — translated: MMKSTRRLRPRIARAACALALTLPLAACDALTPGSAATVEGPRSVPSSTAVPEGDVTLRIQFADAPPMVDALIAAFEKGHPGISVEPQYKTFTDYVQNLKLTMTSDSAPDIAQYAVGMTDLAEDGHILDLAPYREAYGWDESIPPVSLDQLTAGQQSEATGGRALFGVPAGLSMTGIYYNKELAEKAGIDGPPRTLAEFEDQLAAAKDAGLTPLGVGGLDTGGLHLWAALLNQTMPTDDYWDWVNGSKGATVENEAGLTASELVVEWGRKGYYNESANGTAQIDSTAQFAQGDSVFLINGNWAAGQLATTMADNVGFFPMPGEDAGDPTVASGFSVAYAVSSRTEHPEAAGAFLDFLTTPEAGQIISDNGFLPPNPEAVAKPEGVLADVAEGHRKAVGDDGITTFPDFAAPAMLDRLRSGVQKLIADRVEPADYLDSLQDEWEEHHAE
- a CDS encoding ClpP family protease, encoding MAPLSTGRSLATGWSPALTPRAEEGDTPPSRFDDHLAAQLLGQRIVFLGTQVDEVSANRVCAQLLVLSAEDPRTDISLYINSPGGSVNAGLAIYDTMRLIPNDVATLAMGFAASMGQFLLTVGTPGKRYALPNARIMMHQPSGGIGGSTADIQIQAENLEFTKKTVERITAEHTGQSAETIARDGDRDRWFTAEQAREYGMVDRVVESLDDVRPATSKRRMGL
- a CDS encoding ClpP family protease, which codes for MSQYTIPNVVERTPQGERAYDIYSKLLAERIIFLGTEIDDGVANVVIAQLLHLESSAPEQEISVYINSPGGSNTSLMAIYDTMRYVNAPISTCCVGQAASTAAVLLAGGDAGRRFVLEHARVLLGQPASGGARGTAADLSIQAKEMMRIRSQVEEVLSLHTHHSVETLRADMDRDKVFTAQEAVAYGLADEVLSRRMLAAA
- a CDS encoding helix-turn-helix domain-containing protein, yielding MSSHAPEEARVIPLRPRPVPAEPADPAVPAPAVPAEPARKEPLWRDVVGDVLRRERLAQERTLKDVADAARISMPYLSELERGRKEASSEVLAAAAHALGLGLADLLARAHRQLVRPARPLRSRHGHRPTQAQSRFGEVRLLAA
- a CDS encoding cation diffusion facilitator family transporter, with product MSSAQHAHGPGGAAGHEGHAHGVAADADRRWLGIALTLIASFMAIEVVIGIVAQSLALISDAAHMLTDAVSIVLALIAMRLAARPARGGFTYGLKRAEILSAQANGLTLLLLGAWLAYEAVHRLIDPPEVEGGLVLATALAGIVVNIAAAWCISKANRSSLNVEGAYQHILNDLFAFIGTAVAGLIVLLTGFARADAIATLVVVALMVKAGYGLVRESGRIFLEAAPAHLDPDTIGDRLVAHSTVTEVHDLHVWTITSGQPALSAHILVDPGADCHTVRRELERTLHSDYGISHTTLQVDHAPAELLEVRAGAFDDAHCERPHGPVHRDEPHPH
- a CDS encoding CAP domain-containing protein, with protein sequence MSELVPGGNLALPGGALTLQVPGPFDVSALITDDGGKVRSDGDFVFYNQPSAPGVRLTGGTLGVDPPALRPGASRVTVVVSPAEPGTPLGRLPAPSLRVTGPGGRVLAQFNPPRPQQETVLLLAEIYRRGTAWKIRALGQGYADGLAGIARDFGVEVSEDADAGGSAGSPVPGGSPGSGPRGTGVATALSVARAGLDRLRGAGRTAAGRTPGGRTPAGRPGTAPAPTPTPGPAPALAPAPAPAPAPSARIAPSAPAGSPRAADPDGFLGLVNSARAAAGSPSVSRDARLDAAARAHAAGMAAQGRLGSEGANGLSVYQRVTAGGYAYLTVGEHLVSGPRTPAEFVEYCLSNEQSRSTLHNPAFTETGVAYVPDSRSGTLYWTALWARPLTPGGLAQTAADVIALTNAERASAGLPPLAPDPLLTAAAQAHSADMVGRAFYSHTSPDGSEPWHRAAAAGSTRRTIGENIACGQRSPAEVVRGWMNSPGHRANILKPAFTHIGIGFAGGGSAGTYWTQLFGA
- a CDS encoding YkvA family protein; translated protein: MDTSTWVVILLVAALLAAVLAAAVVFLVRLVRTRRALRRAGLPTGSPWVFWGAVAYVVLPTDLVPDPVYLDDIGVLLLALRSMRASADPQR
- a CDS encoding FAD-dependent monooxygenase; the encoded protein is MKIACVGGGPAGLYFSILMRRQDPSHDITVYERNPAGATYGWGVTYWGDLLGELHAGDPESARAIRDSSVRWSDGVAHIGDRTTRHHGDEGYGIGRRRLLDLLAERAQSLGVRLEFGHEIAGGAELPEADVVVAADGVRSVVRERHAGHFGTEVAFGRNKYLWLGTTKVFDSFTFAFVETPHGWIWCYAYGFSRDASTCVVECSPQTWTGLGLDRAGEAEALALLEELFAQLLDGHRLIGRTYPGRAHSGRTDPGGSARWRNFPTLTNRTWSRGNLVLLGDAAHTTHYSIGAGTTLALQDAIALAAALREAAPGESQLAPALASYEMERKSALLSVQSAARLSAQWYENLPRYIHLPPHRMFALLGQRHSPLLPYVPPQLYYRIDRAANQLQALRRLKRWLGPRLARTLHAKRV
- a CDS encoding aminoglycoside adenylyltransferase family protein: MNDRTPPSDPLPDSQTADVLRLVHRVLGADVVGVYLHGSAVLGGLRPGSDLDLFVVARRGTTERERRALVHGLLEVSVRQAPSGTGRRPVELTVVARDDVRPWRYPPRCEFLYGEWLRDEFERGVVPVPAPAPDLAPLITMVLLGNAPLFGPPPADVLDPVPHEDLRRAIVAGVPELLAELESDTRNVLLTLARIWTTLETGAITSKDAAADWALERLPERHRPVLARARSIYLGDEVESWDGLMPQVRALAEHLVAQLTPE
- the chvE gene encoding multiple monosaccharide ABC transporter substrate-binding protein, with the translated sequence MRVRITVAAALSVALSLSLAACGESGDVGSSGDEIVGIAMPTTKSPRWIGDGKNMVDQVKGFGFGATLKYAEDDPQTQVEQVQAMIDDGVDALVIAAVDGRAFKEVLGKAESAKIPVISYDRLLLDTPDVDYYATFDNEQVGQLQADFLVEQLGLVNGTAKGPFNIELFAGSPDDNNTKYFYDGAMKVLDPYIDGGQLVVRSGQTEMNKMTTLRWDGVRAEKRMNELLDSHYETERVDAVLSPYDGISLGIVKALKAHGYGDGGKDLPLITGQDAEIPSIKSIIAGEQTQTVYKDTRELALITSYMVNAVVNGKRPAINDDATYDNGEKVVPAYLLEPVSVDKSNYKKVLIGSDYLKESDLR